DNA from Mycobacterium sp. SMC-8:
AGCCGGTCGGCGTCGATGGCATCCGACAGGTGCACCGCGGTCTGGGTGTCGCCTCCTCCGCCGTATGTGCCGCTGTCGCGGCGGGAGACCAGGACGAACGCGTCCTTCACGCCGAGGTTCGGGTAGTAGCCGATGCCGGTGATCACGAAGATGTCGCCGGTGCGGTCGTGGGCGTTGAAGTACGACCGGTCATAGAAGTTGCGGTCCGAGGGCCCGGGCCAGGCGATCGGCGCAGGAACCTGGTGCACCGGGTATTCGTCCATGGGTCCGAGCATCAGCCGGCCTCTCCGATCAGTCGTTTGAGCAGGGATCCGTGGTAGAACAGCGTTTCGATGTCGGCGGGTTTGTCGATCTCGCCGAAGTGCACACGACGGGCCCCGGTGCGCATGAACACACAACACCACACCACCGCCGAGTAGACGTGGAACCAGCGCAGATCCCCGACCTCCACACCGGTGAGCTCCCGGTAGGTGGACCGCACGTCGTCCTCCCGCAGGAAGTCGGGCATGCCGGGTAGCCCGGCGAGCTTGGTCAGCTCCTGGAACACCATGTGCGCGAAGCTGATCCAGGCCAGGTCGAGCTCGCGCGGGCCGACGGTGGCCATCTCCCAGTCGAGGACGGCGACGGGTGAGAAGTCGCGGTACATGACATTGCCGATGCGTGAATCGCCCCAGCACAGAACAGGTTCGGCAGCAGCGACGTCGTCGGGGAAGTGGTTCTCCAGCCACGTCAGCGCGTGGTCGACGAGCGGTGAGCGGCCGATGTCGGGGACGCTGAACTCGTACCAGCTTTTCAGCCAGCCGAAATGACGGTGCAGCGCGGTGTCGCCGGGCGGGTCGACGTCCTGCAGGAAACCGAATCTCTGCTGGGCATCGGGGATCGAGTGCAGCTTGGCCAGCACCTCGACGGTGCGGTCCTGAAGACTGCGCTGTTGTTCGGGGGTGGCGTCGTAGAGCCAGTTGTCCCCGAAGGTGTAGGGCATCACGTCCGGAGGCACGATGCCCTCGACACGGTCCATCAGGAAGAACGGCCGGCCCAGCACGTCGCCAGAGGGTTCGAGCCAGCGCACCGGCGGCACCGCGACGTCGGTCAACTCGGCGACCAGTCTCATCACCTCGTGCTGATGGTCGAGACGGTAGTGTTCGAACACGGGGATGTCCGCTTCGGCGGGTGCGACCCTGGCGACCCAGTTCTGCTCGACAGGTTTCCCGTCCTGCAGCCACCGCCCCTGCAACAAGATCGTTTCGGAGGACATCCCGTTGGCATCGACACCGCTTTCCACGGTGATCTCCGGCGTGGTGCCGGGCAGCAGCGTGGACAGCCACTGCGACAGTGCGGCAGGCACATCCGACATGTCCCGGCTGGAACGCTGGAGTCGGTCGACGTTGTCGACGGCTGGTTCGCTGGTCACAGACATCGTCCTTCCCGCCACGGCGCGGTCACGGCAGGGCTCTAATACGATACCGTGGGTAGCGATATGAAAGCAGACCCGTCGCCGGGTGACAAGACCGCGGGCGCCGGTCGCCCGCGAGATCCGCGTATCGACGCTGCCATACTGCGCGCGACCGCGGATCTACTTGTCGAAATCGGCTATTCGAACGTCACGATGGCCGCCGTCGCCGAGCGGGCCGGCACAACGAAAACAGCCCTGTACCGGCGATGGTCGAGTAAGGCCGAGCTCGTCCACGAGGCCGCGTTCCCGGTGACCCCCTCGGCGATCGACACCCCGCCCGGAGACATCGCCGCGGACCTGCGCGCGATGATCCAGGCTGCGCGCGACGTCTTCACCAGCCCCGTGGTGCGGGCCGCGCTGCCCGGACTGATCGCCGACATGTCGGCCGACGCCGAGCTCACCGGTCGGGTCGCGGCGCGCTTCACCGACCTGTTCGGTGCGGTGCGCACCCGGCTGCACGGCGCCGTCGAACGCGGCGAGGTCCGGCCCGGCGTCGACCCGGACCGGCTTGTCCACCTCATCGGCGGCGCCACGCTGCTGGCGCTGCTGCAGACGCCGGACGACCTGGACCACCCGTCGTGGGTGGACAGAACCACCGACATCCTGCTTCACGGCATCGTCACTTAGCCGGTCCTCGAGCAGAGCGGGTCAGGGGGAGCTGATCTGGTCCTTATTGCGCCGGGTGACCGCGCTGAACCGGTCGCCCAGGCCTTCGAGATCTTGCGAATCGCGGTGCTGGGCGAACGCGATCTTCTCCTCGGCCGCCAGCGCCGGCTCGGTCACCGCGGCAGCCCCCGTCGTGTAGATCTCCTTGAGGCTGCGCATCGTCGGCGCCGGCACCTCCGCGATCTGCGCGGCCAGCTCGACAGCCCGGCCGAGCAGATGCTCGTGCGGCACCACTTCGGTGACCAGCCCGATGCGTTCGGCGCGTGCCGCGTCGACCACCTCTCCGGTCATCGACAGCCGCCGCGCCATCGCCGCCCCGACCAGGTGCGGCAGCCGCGCCGTCATCCCGCCGCCGGGCAGGATCCCGACCCGCGCGTGGGTGTCGGCGAACACCGCACGCTCAGAGGCGATCAGGAAGTCGCACCCGAGCGCCATCTCCAGCCCACCGGTGAACGTCGCGCCGTTGATCGCGCCCACCACCGGGGTGCGCATCTGCGCCACCGCCGCGATGCAGCTCTGCGAACGGAACTCGGAGAAGTATGAAAGTCCGTCGCGCGCAGCCTCTTTGAGGTCCACCCCGGCGCAGAATGCCGGGTCGGCGCCCGTCAGCACGACCGCGCGCACGGTATCGTCGGCGTCCGCTGACGTCAGGGCCGCGTAGGAGGCGCGGATCAGATCGCGGCTCAGTGCGTTCTGGGCAGCCGGGCGGTTCAGGGTGAGCACCCGCACGCCGTCGTGGTCGGCGGTCAACACCAGCTCAGACGTCATGGCTACGTTCGTATCAGAAGAACCGGTCCGCCGAGTTCGCCAGGTCCAGCAACGGCTGAGGCAGCGCGCCCAACGCGAACGTCACAGCCGCGGTGACGGTCACCACCGCTGTGGTCAGCGCACTGGGCACCACCGCGACCGGCGCGTCGTCGGGGCGGTCGGTGAAGAACATCAGCACGATCACCCGTACGTAGAAGTATGCGGCGATCGCGCTGGCGATCACCCCGACGACCACCAGCGGTATCGCCCCGCCTTCGCCGGCGGCCTTGAACACCGCGAACTTGCTGACGAACCCGCTCGTCAACGGGATCCCGGCGAACGCCAAGAGGAACAACGCGAAAACGATACCGACCACCGGGTAGCGCTTACCCAGCCCGGCCCAGCGCTCCAACGCGCTGTCCTCTTCGCCGTCGGCGTCGCGGACCAGACCGACCACCGCGAATGCGCCCACGGTGGAAAAACCGTAGGCGAACAGATAGAACAACGTCGACGACAGCCCGGCTTCGTTGCCGGCGATCACACCGGTCAGGATGAAGCCGCTGTGCGCGACCGCCGAGTACGCGAGCATCCGTTTGACATCGTTCTGGGTGACCGCGGTGACAGTGCCCACCACCATCGTCAGGATCGCGATCGCCCACAGCACCGGGCGCCAGTCGTCGCGTAGCTCAGGCACCGCGACATAGAACAGTCGCAGCATCGCACCGAACGCCGCGATCTTGGTCGCGGCCGCCATGAACGCGGTGATCGGGGTAGGCGCCCCCTGGTACACGTCGGGGATCCACGAATGGAACGGCACTGCACCGACCTTGAACAACACGCCGACCAGCAGCAACGCGACCCCGAGCAGTGCCAGCGACGTCTTGCCGGACCCAGACGCCACCGCATCGGCGATGCCCTGCAGGTTCAGAGTGCCGGCGTACCCGTACAGCATGGCCGCGCCGTACAGGAAGAACGCCGACGAGAAGGCGCCCAGCAGAAAGTACTTCAGCGACGACTCCTGCGAGAGCAGGCGTCGCCGGCGAGCCAGCCCGCACAGCAGGTACAGCGGAAGAGACAACACCTCCAGCGCGATGAACATCGTCAACAGATCGTTGGCAGCGGGGAACAACAGCATGCCGCCCACCGCGAACATCGTCAGCGGGAAAACCTCGGTCTGGACCACACCCGCTCTGGTGGCCAGTTTCTCGGCGACACTGCCCGCGACCGCGGAGGCCTGTGGTGTGAACGCTTCCAACCCCCGGGACTCACTGCCGGCCGACGCCTTCTGGCGTTCACCGATCAGCAGGATGCCCAACACTCCGACGAGCAGGATGGTGCCCTGCAGGAACAGTGCGGGCCTGTCGACGGCGATCGCACCCATCACCGCCTCAGAACCGTTTCCGTCGGGCAGGTCCTGCGCGACGAGCAGAACTGCGGCGAACGCCGCGACCAGTCCGGCGAGGCTCAGCGCCACCTGCGCGGGATAGCGCAGTCGGCGCGGAAGCAGCGCTTCAGCCAGCACGCCGAGCACCGCTGCGGCAAGCACGATCAGCATCGGGGAGACCAGGCCGTATTCGACCGTCGGGGTCGGGATGTTCATCGCGCCGGGCCTTCCGCCATCCGGGGTGTCGGGTCGGGTCGGTCGATCGTGGTCAGCGTGTGCGTTACCGCAGGGTTGATCACGTCGAGTGCCGGTTTCGGATACACCCCGAGCACCAGCAGCAGCGCGATCAGCGGTGCCACCACGGCGATCTCACGCGGCACCAGATCGCGGATCCTGTGCTCACCCTCGGCGAGCACCGCCGGGGGTGGGCCGGTCATCATGCGCTGGTACATCCACAAGACGTAGATCGCCGAAAGCACAAGTGCGCTCGCGGCCAGGACAGCAAATACCGGGTACCGCGTGAAAGTGCCGATCAGCACCAGGAACTCGCTGATGAACGGCGCCAACCCGGGCAGCGACAACGTCGCGAGCCCGGCGATCAGGAACGTGCCCGCCAGCACCGGCGCCAGCTTCTGCACGCCGCCGTAGGCGTCGATGAGCCGGGATCCCCGGCGCGACACCAGGAAACCGGCGATTAGGAACAGCGCCGCGGTGGAGATGCCGTGGTTGACCATGTACAGCGTGGACCCGGACTGCCCCTGGGTGGTCATCACGAAGATGCCCAGGATGATGAATCCGAAGTGGGAGATCGAGGAGTAGGCGATCAGCCGCATGACGTCGGTCTGACCGATCGCCACAACCGCACCGTAGACGATGCCGATCACCGCCAGCGTGATGATCACTGGGCTGAAATACGTTGCCGAGTCCGGGAAAAGCGGCAGGCAGTAGCGGATCATCCCGAACGTGCCGACCTTGTCCATGATCGCCATCATCAGGACCGCACTGGCCGGGGTCGCCTCCACCGCCGCGTCGGGCAGCCAGCGGTGAAAGGGCCACAGCGGCGCCTTGACCGCGAACGCGAACATGAACCCGCCGAACAGCAGGTGCATCACCGCCGGGTTGACGACGAACTCACCGCTCGCGACCGCCGCGACGATCGCGCGGAAGTCGAAGGTGCCCGCCTCGAACGCGTCGCTGCCCGCCGTCGCGACATAGAGGCCGACCACCGCGGCGAGCATGATCAGGCCGCCGAACAGGTTGTACAGCAGGAACTTCACCGCGGCTCTGCTCCGCTGCCGGCCGCCGAAGCCGCCGATGAGGAAGTACATCGGGATCAGCATCGCCTCGAAGAACACGTAGAACAGCAAGATGTCCAGCGACACCAACGAGATCAGCACCATGCCGTCGACGGCCAGCGTCAGTGCGAAGTAGATGTGCACCGACCTGCCGCCCCAGCTCAGCTCGTCGCCGGCGTCGTGCCATCCGGCGACGATCAGCAGCGGAAGCAACACCGCGGTCAGCACCACCAGAGCCAGTGCGATGCCGTCGACGCCGAGGATGTAGCCGGTGCCGAACGACGGTATCCACCGGTAGTTCTCGACGAACTGGAACTGCTCGCCGGCCGGGTCGAAGCCGACCGCGATCACCGCCGCGACGGCCAGCACGATCAGCGACACCGCCAGCGCAACCCACTTCGCCAGGGAGCGCGCCGCGGCCGGCAATACCAGTACCAGCACCGCGCCCACCATCGGCACGGCCCACAGCACGGTCAGCAACGGAAGCGACGTCACCACAGATTCACCGCCAGGATCGTCGCGGCGACGAGGACCGCGCCGGCCAACATGGACAACGCATAGGACCGCGCGAACCCGGTCTGCAGCAGGCGCAGCCCCGAGGAGAACCGTGAAACCCCGGCCGCAAGCCCGCTCGCCGCACCATCGACGGCGTCGTCGTCGAGCTCAACCAGGCCACGGGTGAAGGTCCACCCGGGCCGCATCAACACCTTTTCGTTGAACGCGTCCCCATAGAGGTCCTGGCGGGCCGCCACCGTGAGCGCCGTGCCCGCAGGCACCTGCCCGGGAACGGCCTTGGCGCCGTACATCCGGTACGCGACTGCGACGCCCACGGCCACCACCGACAGCACGATCACGGTCACCACCCACACCGGCATGACATGGTGGATCTCGCCGGAGCCGACCACCGGTTCGAGCCAGTGCTCCAGGGCGCCGCCGACCGCCAGCGCGCCGCCGGCGGTCACCGAGCCGATCGCCAGCACGATCATCGGCAAGGTCATCACCGCGGGCGCCTCATGGGGATGCAATCCCGGTCCTTCCCCGGTCGCCTCGTTCGCCCAGCGCCTCTCGCCGAAGAACGTCATCAGCATCACCCGGGTCATGTAGAACGCGGTGATCCCGGCACCGAGAATCGTTGCGCCACCGAGAAGTACGCCCTTGATGCCGCCGGCGCCGAGCGCGACCTCGATGATGCCGTCCTTGGAGAAGAACCCGGCCAGCGGTGGAATGCCGATGATCGCCAGATAGCCCAGACCGAACGTGACGAACGTGATCGGCAGCGCCTTGCGGAGTCCGCCATAGCGGCGCATGTTCACCTCGTCGTCCATCGCGTGCATCACCGAACCCGCACCGAGGAACAGCCCCGCCTTGAAGAAGCCGTGCGTGAGCAGGTGCATGATCGCGAACGCGTAGCCGGCCGGGCCCAGCCCGGCCGCCAGCACCATGTAGCCGATCTGGCTCATCGTCGACGCGGCCAGCGCCTTCTTGATGTCGTCCTTGGCGCAACCGATCACCGCGCCGAACAGCAAGGTGACCGCGCCGACCACCACGACGGCAGTCTGCGCGTGCGGGGCGAGGTCGAAGACCGGGCCCGAACGCACGATCAGATACACCCCTGCGGTCACCATCGTGGCCGCGTGGATCAGCGCCGACACCGGCGTCGGACCCTCCATCGCGTCACCGAGCCAGGACTGCAGCGGCACCTGCGCCGACTTTCCGCACGCCGCCAGCAACAGTGCCAGGCCGATCGCGGTCAACGTGCCCTCGCCGAGTCGCGGTGCGGCGTCGAATACCGCGGTGAACGACAGGGCGCCGACCGCGCTGAACATGATCATCATTGCGACGGCGAGTCCGATGTCGCCGACCCGGTTGACGACGAACGCCTTCTTGGCCGCCGTCGCCGCCGACGGCTTGTGCGACCAGAACCCGATCAACAAATACGACGCGAGCCCCACTCCCTCCCAACCCATATACAGGCCGAGGTAGTTGTCCGCGAGCACCAGCAACAGCATCGCGGCGACGAACAGATTGAGGTAAGCGAAGAAACGTCGCCGGCCGGGATCGCCTTTCATGTAGCCGATCGAGTAGATGTGGATCAACGATCCGACACCGGTGATCAACAGCGCGAAACACATGGACAGCTGGTCCAGTTGCAGCCCGAAGTCCACCCGCAACTCACCGACCGCCACCCAGCTGAACAGGGTCTCGCGGGACATCCG
Protein-coding regions in this window:
- a CDS encoding phosphotransferase family protein, with amino-acid sequence MTSEPAVDNVDRLQRSSRDMSDVPAALSQWLSTLLPGTTPEITVESGVDANGMSSETILLQGRWLQDGKPVEQNWVARVAPAEADIPVFEHYRLDHQHEVMRLVAELTDVAVPPVRWLEPSGDVLGRPFFLMDRVEGIVPPDVMPYTFGDNWLYDATPEQQRSLQDRTVEVLAKLHSIPDAQQRFGFLQDVDPPGDTALHRHFGWLKSWYEFSVPDIGRSPLVDHALTWLENHFPDDVAAAEPVLCWGDSRIGNVMYRDFSPVAVLDWEMATVGPRELDLAWISFAHMVFQELTKLAGLPGMPDFLREDDVRSTYRELTGVEVGDLRWFHVYSAVVWCCVFMRTGARRVHFGEIDKPADIETLFYHGSLLKRLIGEAG
- a CDS encoding TetR/AcrR family transcriptional regulator produces the protein MKADPSPGDKTAGAGRPRDPRIDAAILRATADLLVEIGYSNVTMAAVAERAGTTKTALYRRWSSKAELVHEAAFPVTPSAIDTPPGDIAADLRAMIQAARDVFTSPVVRAALPGLIADMSADAELTGRVAARFTDLFGAVRTRLHGAVERGEVRPGVDPDRLVHLIGGATLLALLQTPDDLDHPSWVDRTTDILLHGIVT
- a CDS encoding enoyl-CoA hydratase: MTSELVLTADHDGVRVLTLNRPAAQNALSRDLIRASYAALTSADADDTVRAVVLTGADPAFCAGVDLKEAARDGLSYFSEFRSQSCIAAVAQMRTPVVGAINGATFTGGLEMALGCDFLIASERAVFADTHARVGILPGGGMTARLPHLVGAAMARRLSMTGEVVDAARAERIGLVTEVVPHEHLLGRAVELAAQIAEVPAPTMRSLKEIYTTGAAAVTEPALAAEEKIAFAQHRDSQDLEGLGDRFSAVTRRNKDQISSP
- the nuoN gene encoding NADH-quinone oxidoreductase subunit NuoN, which produces MNIPTPTVEYGLVSPMLIVLAAAVLGVLAEALLPRRLRYPAQVALSLAGLVAAFAAVLLVAQDLPDGNGSEAVMGAIAVDRPALFLQGTILLVGVLGILLIGERQKASAGSESRGLEAFTPQASAVAGSVAEKLATRAGVVQTEVFPLTMFAVGGMLLFPAANDLLTMFIALEVLSLPLYLLCGLARRRRLLSQESSLKYFLLGAFSSAFFLYGAAMLYGYAGTLNLQGIADAVASGSGKTSLALLGVALLLVGVLFKVGAVPFHSWIPDVYQGAPTPITAFMAAATKIAAFGAMLRLFYVAVPELRDDWRPVLWAIAILTMVVGTVTAVTQNDVKRMLAYSAVAHSGFILTGVIAGNEAGLSSTLFYLFAYGFSTVGAFAVVGLVRDADGEEDSALERWAGLGKRYPVVGIVFALFLLAFAGIPLTSGFVSKFAVFKAAGEGGAIPLVVVGVIASAIAAYFYVRVIVLMFFTDRPDDAPVAVVPSALTTAVVTVTAAVTFALGALPQPLLDLANSADRFF
- a CDS encoding NADH-quinone oxidoreductase subunit M; translated protein: MTSLPLLTVLWAVPMVGAVLVLVLPAAARSLAKWVALAVSLIVLAVAAVIAVGFDPAGEQFQFVENYRWIPSFGTGYILGVDGIALALVVLTAVLLPLLIVAGWHDAGDELSWGGRSVHIYFALTLAVDGMVLISLVSLDILLFYVFFEAMLIPMYFLIGGFGGRQRSRAAVKFLLYNLFGGLIMLAAVVGLYVATAGSDAFEAGTFDFRAIVAAVASGEFVVNPAVMHLLFGGFMFAFAVKAPLWPFHRWLPDAAVEATPASAVLMMAIMDKVGTFGMIRYCLPLFPDSATYFSPVIITLAVIGIVYGAVVAIGQTDVMRLIAYSSISHFGFIILGIFVMTTQGQSGSTLYMVNHGISTAALFLIAGFLVSRRGSRLIDAYGGVQKLAPVLAGTFLIAGLATLSLPGLAPFISEFLVLIGTFTRYPVFAVLAASALVLSAIYVLWMYQRMMTGPPPAVLAEGEHRIRDLVPREIAVVAPLIALLLVLGVYPKPALDVINPAVTHTLTTIDRPDPTPRMAEGPAR
- the nuoL gene encoding NADH-quinone oxidoreductase subunit L, whose translation is MTTPVWLLIALPLAGAVILLLTGRRSDRWGHLLGTAASVASFVCAAVLFADMLGRDGEQRMSRETLFSWVAVGELRVDFGLQLDQLSMCFALLITGVGSLIHIYSIGYMKGDPGRRRFFAYLNLFVAAMLLLVLADNYLGLYMGWEGVGLASYLLIGFWSHKPSAATAAKKAFVVNRVGDIGLAVAMMIMFSAVGALSFTAVFDAAPRLGEGTLTAIGLALLLAACGKSAQVPLQSWLGDAMEGPTPVSALIHAATMVTAGVYLIVRSGPVFDLAPHAQTAVVVVGAVTLLFGAVIGCAKDDIKKALAASTMSQIGYMVLAAGLGPAGYAFAIMHLLTHGFFKAGLFLGAGSVMHAMDDEVNMRRYGGLRKALPITFVTFGLGYLAIIGIPPLAGFFSKDGIIEVALGAGGIKGVLLGGATILGAGITAFYMTRVMLMTFFGERRWANEATGEGPGLHPHEAPAVMTLPMIVLAIGSVTAGGALAVGGALEHWLEPVVGSGEIHHVMPVWVVTVIVLSVVAVGVAVAYRMYGAKAVPGQVPAGTALTVAARQDLYGDAFNEKVLMRPGWTFTRGLVELDDDAVDGAASGLAAGVSRFSSGLRLLQTGFARSYALSMLAGAVLVAATILAVNLW